Proteins from a single region of Cumulibacter manganitolerans:
- a CDS encoding flavin reductase family protein, giving the protein MASMTRREFQPSDLDPKGPYHLMTATVIPRPIAWVSSRAADGVDNLAPHSFFTVASASPPIVQFTSVGRKDTLNNIEATGEFVVNFCSEDMFDLVNDSATDYPEHLSEFDELGVEREPSRFVAPPRVAGSPVALECTLNRTIPIGDCTVVWGEVVCFAIDERVLDLTNERRPHPRAADLAPLARLGKNEWSTLGRILDEPRKKYRA; this is encoded by the coding sequence ATGGCATCGATGACGCGACGCGAGTTCCAGCCCTCCGATCTCGACCCCAAGGGCCCCTACCACCTGATGACGGCGACCGTCATCCCCCGGCCGATCGCCTGGGTGAGCTCGCGCGCCGCGGACGGGGTCGACAACCTCGCGCCGCACTCGTTCTTCACCGTCGCCTCGGCGTCCCCGCCGATCGTGCAGTTCACGTCGGTCGGCCGCAAGGACACCCTGAACAACATCGAGGCGACCGGCGAGTTCGTCGTGAACTTCTGCTCCGAGGACATGTTCGACCTCGTCAACGACTCGGCGACCGACTACCCGGAGCACCTCAGCGAGTTCGACGAGCTCGGCGTCGAGCGCGAGCCGAGCCGATTCGTCGCGCCGCCGCGCGTCGCCGGGTCCCCCGTCGCGCTGGAGTGCACGCTGAACCGGACCATCCCGATCGGCGACTGCACCGTGGTCTGGGGCGAGGTGGTGTGCTTCGCGATCGACGAGCGGGTGCTCGACCTGACGAACGAGCGCCGCCCGCACCCGCGCGCCGCCGACCTGGCGCCGCTGGCGCGCCTCGGCAAGAACGAGTGGTCGACGCTCGGGCGCATCCTCGACGAGCCCCGCAAGAAGTACCGCGCCTAG